A single genomic interval of Tursiops truncatus isolate mTurTru1 chromosome 1, mTurTru1.mat.Y, whole genome shotgun sequence harbors:
- the MIB2 gene encoding E3 ubiquitin-protein ligase MIB2 isoform X6 gives MEPDPQAGVQVGMRVVRGVDWKWGQQDGGEGGVGTVVELGRHGSPSTPDRTVVVQWDHGTRTNYRAGYQGAHDLLLYDNAQIGVRHPNIICDCCKKHGLRGMRWKCRVCFDYDLCTQCYMHNKHDVAHAFERYETAHSRPVTLSPRQGLPRIPLRGIFQGAKVVRGPDWEWGSQDGLVCWWGHCLPGGEGKPGRVVDIRGWDVETGRSVASVTWADGTTNVYRVGHKGKVDLKCVGEAAGGFYYREHLPRLGKPAELQRRVSADGQPFQHGDKVKCLLDADILRDMQEGHGGWNPRMAKCIGQMGTVHRITDRGDVRVQFGHKTRWTFHPGALVKHNSCSVGDVVRVIDDLDMVKRLQAGHGEWTDDMAPALGHIGRVLKVFGDGNLGVLVSGKLWTFSPSCLVAYRPEEDANLDVAERARENKSSLSVVLDKLRAQKSDLEHPGRLVVEVALGNVARALDLLRRHPEQVDTKNHGRTALQVAAYLGQVELVRLLLQARAGVDLPDDEGSTALHYAALGNQPEAARVLLSWGCGANTLNGTRSSALHVAVQRGFLEVVRVLCECGCDVNLPDAHADTPLHCAISAGTGASGIVEVLTEVPGIDVTATNSQGFTLLHHASLKGHTLAVRRILVRARQLVDAKKEDGFTALHLAALNDHREVAQVLIREGHCDVNVRNRKLQSPLHLAVQQAHVGLVPLLVDAGCSVNAEDEEGDTALHVALQRHQLLPLATDGAGGDPGALQLLSRLQASGLPGSTELTAGAAVACFLALEGADLSYANHRGRSPLDLAAEGRLLKALQGCAQRFRERQAGGGGGAAQGPRLALSAPNTVTNLHVTAPSGPEAAECLVCSELALLVLFSPCQHRTVCEDGTEVVSAAPAPGPPRQLVEELQSRYRQMEERITCPICIDSHIRLVFQCGHGACAPCGAALSACPICRQPIRDRIQIFV, from the exons ATGGAGCCAGACCCCCAGGCGGGCGTGCAGGTGGGCATGCGCGTGGTACGCGGCGTGGACTGGAAGTGGGGCCAGCAGGACGGCGGCGAGGGCGGCGTGGGCACGGTGGTGGAGCTCGGCCGCCACGGCAGCCCTTCGACCCCCGACCGCACGGTGGTCGTGCAGTGGGACCACGGCACGCGCACCAACTACCGCGCGGGCTACCAGGGCGCGCATGACCTGCTGCTCTACGACAACGCCCAGATCG GCGTCCGCCACCCCAACATTATCTGCGACTGCTGCAAGAAGCACGGGCTGCGGGGCATGCGCTGGAAGTGCCGCGTCTGCTTCGACTACGATCTCTGCACGCAGTGCTACATGCACAACAAGCACGACGTGGCCCACGCCTTCGAGCGCTACGAGACGGCCCACTCGCGCCC GGTCACGCTGAGTCCCCGCCAGGGCCTCCCAAGGATCCCGTTAAGGGGCATCTTCCAGGGAGCGAAGGTGGTTCGGGGCCCCGACTGGGAGTGGGGTTCGCAGGATG GCTTAGTCTGCTGGTGGGGCCACTGTCTcccaggaggggaagggaagccgGGCCGAGTGGTGGACATCCGTGGCTGGGATGTGGAGACGGGCCGGAGTGTGGCCAGCGTGACATGGGCCGACGGCACCACCAACGTGTACCGCGTGGGCCACAAGGGCAAGGTGGACCTCAAGTGTGTGGGCGAGGCAGCTGGCGGCTTCTACTACAGGGAGCATCTCCCGAGGCTCG GCAAGCCTGCAGAGCTGCAGCGCAGGGTGAGTGCTGACGGCCAGCCCTTCCAGCACGGGGACAAGGTCAAGTGTCTGCTGGATGCAGACATCCTGAGGGACATGCAGGAAGGCCACGGCGGATGGAACCCCCGGATGGCCAAG TGTATCGGACAGATGGGCACCGTACACCGCATCACGGACCGCGGGGACGTGCGTGTGCAGTTCGGCCACAAGACCCGCTGGACCTTCCACCCTGGGGCGCTCGTCAAG CACAACTCCTGCTCGGTGGGTGACGTTGTGCGGGTCATTGACGACCTCGACATGGTGAAGCGGCTGCAGGCCGGGCATGGCGAGTGGACAGATGACATGGCCCCC gctCTGGGCCACATCGGGAGAGTACTGAAGGTTTTCGGAGATGGGAACTTGGGTGTGCTGGTCAGCGGTAAGCTGTGGACCTTCAGCCCCTCCTGCCTGGTGGCCTACCGGCCTGAGGAGGACGCCAACCTGGACGTGGCCGAGCGCGCCCGGGAGAACAAAA gctCCCTGAGTGTTGTCCTGGACAAGCTTCGAGCCCAGAAGAGTGACCTGGAGCACCCGGGGAGGCTGGTGGTGGAGGTGGCCCTGGGCAACGTGGCCCGGGCTCTGGACCTACTGCGGCGGCACCCGGAGCAG GTGGACACCAAGAACCATGGCAGGACCGCCCTGCAGGTGGCTGCCTACCTAGGCCAGGTGGAGCTGGTGcggctgctgctgcaggctcgggCGGGCGTGGACCTGCCGGACGACGAGGGCAGCACGGCGCTGCACTACGCGGCGCTGGG GAACCAGCCCGAGGCCGCCCGGGTGCTCCTGAGCTGGGGTTGCGGGGCCAACACTCTTAACGGCACCCGGAGCTCGGCGCTGCACGTGGCCGTGCAgaggggcttcctggaggtggtgagGGTCCTCTGTGAGTGCGGCTGTGACGTCAACCTGCCC GACGCCCATGCTGACACGCCCCTGCACTGTGCCATCTCGGCGGGCACTGGCGCCAGCGGCATCGTGGAGGTCCTCACCGAGGTGCCGGGCATCGACGTCACTGCCACGAACAGCCAAGGCTTCACCCTGCTGCACCATGCGTCCCTCAAAGGCCACACACT AGCTGTCAGAAGGATTCTGGTGCGGGCCCGGCAGCTGGTGGATGCCAAGAAGGAGGATGGGTTCACAGCGCTGCACCTGGCCGCCCTGAACGACCACAGGGAGGTGGCCCAGGTTCTCATCCGAGAG ggCCATTGTGACGTGAATGTTCGCAACCGTAAGCTCCAGTCCCCGCTGCACCTGGCTGTGCAGCAGGCCCACGTGGGGCTGGTGCCGCTGCTGGTGGACGCTGGCTGCAGCGTCAATGCCGAGGACGAGGAGGGGGACACAGCTCTGCATGTGGCACTGCAGCGTCACCAGCTGCTGCCCCTGGCGACTGATGGGGCCGGGGGGGACCCAGGGGCCTTGCAGCTGCTGTCAAGG CTACAGGCCTCGGGCCTTCCGGGCAGCACGGAGCTGACGGCGGGCGCGGCGGTCGCCTGCTTCTTGGCGCTGGAGGGCGCCGACCTGAGCTACGCCAACCACCGCGGCCGGAGCCCGCTGGACCTGGCAGCTGAGGGCCGCCTGCTCAAAGCCTTGCAGGGCTGTGCCCAGCGCTTCCG GGAGCGGCAGGctggcggcggcgggggcgcggCCCAGGGCCCAAGGCTGGCGCTCAGTGCCCCCAACACTGTTACCAACCTGCACGTCACTGCGCCGTCCGGGCCCGAGGCCGCTGAGTGCCTGGTGTGTTCGGAGCTGGCGCTGTTGGTGCTGTTCTCGCCTTGCCAGCACCGCACGGTGTGTGAGG ACGGCACGGAGGTGGTCagcgccgcccccgcccccggcccacCGCGGCAGCTGGTGGAGGAGCTGCAGAGCCGCTACCGGCAGATGGAGGAGCGCATCACCTGCCCCATCTGCATCGACAGCCACATCCGCCTCGTGTTCCAGTGCGGTCACGGCGCCTGCGCGCCCTGCGGCGCTGCGCTCAGCGCCTGCCCCATCTGCCGCCAGCCCATCCGCGACCGCATCCAGATCTTCGTGTAG
- the MIB2 gene encoding E3 ubiquitin-protein ligase MIB2 isoform X2 has translation MEPDPQAGVQVGMRVVRGVDWKWGQQDGGEGGVGTVVELGRHGSPSTPDRTVVVQWDHGTRTNYRAGYQGAHDLLLYDNAQIGVRHPNIICDCCKKHGLRGMRWKCRVCFDYDLCTQCYMHNKHDVAHAFERYETAHSRPVTLSPRQGLPRIPLRGIFQGAKVVRGPDWEWGSQDGLVCWWGHCLPGGEGKPGRVVDIRGWDVETGRSVASVTWADGTTNVYRVGHKGKVDLKCVGEAAGGFYYREHLPRLGKPAELQRRVSADGQPFQHGDKVKCLLDADILRDMQEGHGGWNPRMAKMGTVHRITDRGDVRVQFGHKTRWTFHPGALVKHNSCSVGDVVRVIDDLDMVKRLQAGHGEWTDDMAPALGHIGRVLKVFGDGNLGVLVSGKLWTFSPSCLVAYRPEEDANLDVAERARENKSSLSVVLDKLRAQKSDLEHPGRLVVEVALGNVARALDLLRRHPEQVDTKNHGRTALQVAAYLGQVELVRLLLQARAGVDLPDDEGSTALHYAALGNQPEAARVLLSWGCGANTLNGTRSSALHVAVQRGFLEVVRVLCECGCDVNLPDAHADTPLHCAISAGTGASGIVEVLTEVPGIDVTATNSQGFTLLHHASLKGHTLAVRRILVRARQLVDAKKEDGFTALHLAALNDHREVAQVLIREGHCDVNVRNRKLQSPLHLAVQQAHVGLVPLLVDAGCSVNAEDEEGDTALHVALQRHQLLPLATDGAGGDPGALQLLSRLQASGLPGSTELTAGAAVACFLALEGADLSYANHRGRSPLDLAAEGRLLKALQGCAQRFRERQAGGGGGAAQGPRLALSAPNTVTNLHVTAPSGPEAAECLVCSELALLVLFSPCQHRTVCEECARRMKKCIRCQAVIVKKLRPDGTEVVSAAPAPGPPRQLVEELQSRYRQMEERITCPICIDSHIRLVFQCGHGACAPCGAALSACPICRQPIRDRIQIFV, from the exons ATGGAGCCAGACCCCCAGGCGGGCGTGCAGGTGGGCATGCGCGTGGTACGCGGCGTGGACTGGAAGTGGGGCCAGCAGGACGGCGGCGAGGGCGGCGTGGGCACGGTGGTGGAGCTCGGCCGCCACGGCAGCCCTTCGACCCCCGACCGCACGGTGGTCGTGCAGTGGGACCACGGCACGCGCACCAACTACCGCGCGGGCTACCAGGGCGCGCATGACCTGCTGCTCTACGACAACGCCCAGATCG GCGTCCGCCACCCCAACATTATCTGCGACTGCTGCAAGAAGCACGGGCTGCGGGGCATGCGCTGGAAGTGCCGCGTCTGCTTCGACTACGATCTCTGCACGCAGTGCTACATGCACAACAAGCACGACGTGGCCCACGCCTTCGAGCGCTACGAGACGGCCCACTCGCGCCC GGTCACGCTGAGTCCCCGCCAGGGCCTCCCAAGGATCCCGTTAAGGGGCATCTTCCAGGGAGCGAAGGTGGTTCGGGGCCCCGACTGGGAGTGGGGTTCGCAGGATG GCTTAGTCTGCTGGTGGGGCCACTGTCTcccaggaggggaagggaagccgGGCCGAGTGGTGGACATCCGTGGCTGGGATGTGGAGACGGGCCGGAGTGTGGCCAGCGTGACATGGGCCGACGGCACCACCAACGTGTACCGCGTGGGCCACAAGGGCAAGGTGGACCTCAAGTGTGTGGGCGAGGCAGCTGGCGGCTTCTACTACAGGGAGCATCTCCCGAGGCTCG GCAAGCCTGCAGAGCTGCAGCGCAGGGTGAGTGCTGACGGCCAGCCCTTCCAGCACGGGGACAAGGTCAAGTGTCTGCTGGATGCAGACATCCTGAGGGACATGCAGGAAGGCCACGGCGGATGGAACCCCCGGATGGCCAAG ATGGGCACCGTACACCGCATCACGGACCGCGGGGACGTGCGTGTGCAGTTCGGCCACAAGACCCGCTGGACCTTCCACCCTGGGGCGCTCGTCAAG CACAACTCCTGCTCGGTGGGTGACGTTGTGCGGGTCATTGACGACCTCGACATGGTGAAGCGGCTGCAGGCCGGGCATGGCGAGTGGACAGATGACATGGCCCCC gctCTGGGCCACATCGGGAGAGTACTGAAGGTTTTCGGAGATGGGAACTTGGGTGTGCTGGTCAGCGGTAAGCTGTGGACCTTCAGCCCCTCCTGCCTGGTGGCCTACCGGCCTGAGGAGGACGCCAACCTGGACGTGGCCGAGCGCGCCCGGGAGAACAAAA gctCCCTGAGTGTTGTCCTGGACAAGCTTCGAGCCCAGAAGAGTGACCTGGAGCACCCGGGGAGGCTGGTGGTGGAGGTGGCCCTGGGCAACGTGGCCCGGGCTCTGGACCTACTGCGGCGGCACCCGGAGCAG GTGGACACCAAGAACCATGGCAGGACCGCCCTGCAGGTGGCTGCCTACCTAGGCCAGGTGGAGCTGGTGcggctgctgctgcaggctcgggCGGGCGTGGACCTGCCGGACGACGAGGGCAGCACGGCGCTGCACTACGCGGCGCTGGG GAACCAGCCCGAGGCCGCCCGGGTGCTCCTGAGCTGGGGTTGCGGGGCCAACACTCTTAACGGCACCCGGAGCTCGGCGCTGCACGTGGCCGTGCAgaggggcttcctggaggtggtgagGGTCCTCTGTGAGTGCGGCTGTGACGTCAACCTGCCC GACGCCCATGCTGACACGCCCCTGCACTGTGCCATCTCGGCGGGCACTGGCGCCAGCGGCATCGTGGAGGTCCTCACCGAGGTGCCGGGCATCGACGTCACTGCCACGAACAGCCAAGGCTTCACCCTGCTGCACCATGCGTCCCTCAAAGGCCACACACT AGCTGTCAGAAGGATTCTGGTGCGGGCCCGGCAGCTGGTGGATGCCAAGAAGGAGGATGGGTTCACAGCGCTGCACCTGGCCGCCCTGAACGACCACAGGGAGGTGGCCCAGGTTCTCATCCGAGAG ggCCATTGTGACGTGAATGTTCGCAACCGTAAGCTCCAGTCCCCGCTGCACCTGGCTGTGCAGCAGGCCCACGTGGGGCTGGTGCCGCTGCTGGTGGACGCTGGCTGCAGCGTCAATGCCGAGGACGAGGAGGGGGACACAGCTCTGCATGTGGCACTGCAGCGTCACCAGCTGCTGCCCCTGGCGACTGATGGGGCCGGGGGGGACCCAGGGGCCTTGCAGCTGCTGTCAAGG CTACAGGCCTCGGGCCTTCCGGGCAGCACGGAGCTGACGGCGGGCGCGGCGGTCGCCTGCTTCTTGGCGCTGGAGGGCGCCGACCTGAGCTACGCCAACCACCGCGGCCGGAGCCCGCTGGACCTGGCAGCTGAGGGCCGCCTGCTCAAAGCCTTGCAGGGCTGTGCCCAGCGCTTCCG GGAGCGGCAGGctggcggcggcgggggcgcggCCCAGGGCCCAAGGCTGGCGCTCAGTGCCCCCAACACTGTTACCAACCTGCACGTCACTGCGCCGTCCGGGCCCGAGGCCGCTGAGTGCCTGGTGTGTTCGGAGCTGGCGCTGTTGGTGCTGTTCTCGCCTTGCCAGCACCGCACGGTGTGTGAGG AGTGCGCCCGCAGGATGAAGAAGTGCATCAGGTGCCAGGCGGTCATCGTCAAGAAGCTGCGCCCAG ACGGCACGGAGGTGGTCagcgccgcccccgcccccggcccacCGCGGCAGCTGGTGGAGGAGCTGCAGAGCCGCTACCGGCAGATGGAGGAGCGCATCACCTGCCCCATCTGCATCGACAGCCACATCCGCCTCGTGTTCCAGTGCGGTCACGGCGCCTGCGCGCCCTGCGGCGCTGCGCTCAGCGCCTGCCCCATCTGCCGCCAGCCCATCCGCGACCGCATCCAGATCTTCGTGTAG
- the MIB2 gene encoding E3 ubiquitin-protein ligase MIB2 isoform X4 has product MEPDPQAGVQVGMRVVRGVDWKWGQQDGGEGGVGTVVELGRHGSPSTPDRTVVVQWDHGTRTNYRAGYQGAHDLLLYDNAQIGVRHPNIICDCCKKHGLRGMRWKCRVCFDYDLCTQCYMHNKHDVAHAFERYETAHSRPVTLSPRQGLPRIPLRGIFQGAKVVRGPDWEWGSQDGGEGKPGRVVDIRGWDVETGRSVASVTWADGTTNVYRVGHKGKVDLKCVGEAAGGFYYREHLPRLGKPAELQRRVSADGQPFQHGDKVKCLLDADILRDMQEGHGGWNPRMAKMGTVHRITDRGDVRVQFGHKTRWTFHPGALVKHNSCSVGDVVRVIDDLDMVKRLQAGHGEWTDDMAPALGHIGRVLKVFGDGNLGVLVSGKLWTFSPSCLVAYRPEEDANLDVAERARENKSSLSVVLDKLRAQKSDLEHPGRLVVEVALGNVARALDLLRRHPEQVDTKNHGRTALQVAAYLGQVELVRLLLQARAGVDLPDDEGSTALHYAALGNQPEAARVLLSWGCGANTLNGTRSSALHVAVQRGFLEVVRVLCECGCDVNLPDAHADTPLHCAISAGTGASGIVEVLTEVPGIDVTATNSQGFTLLHHASLKGHTLAVRRILVRARQLVDAKKEDGFTALHLAALNDHREVAQVLIREGHCDVNVRNRKLQSPLHLAVQQAHVGLVPLLVDAGCSVNAEDEEGDTALHVALQRHQLLPLATDGAGGDPGALQLLSRLQASGLPGSTELTAGAAVACFLALEGADLSYANHRGRSPLDLAAEGRLLKALQGCAQRFRERQAGGGGGAAQGPRLALSAPNTVTNLHVTAPSGPEAAECLVCSELALLVLFSPCQHRTVCEECARRMKKCIRCQAVIVKKLRPDGTEVVSAAPAPGPPRQLVEELQSRYRQMEERITCPICIDSHIRLVFQCGHGACAPCGAALSACPICRQPIRDRIQIFV; this is encoded by the exons ATGGAGCCAGACCCCCAGGCGGGCGTGCAGGTGGGCATGCGCGTGGTACGCGGCGTGGACTGGAAGTGGGGCCAGCAGGACGGCGGCGAGGGCGGCGTGGGCACGGTGGTGGAGCTCGGCCGCCACGGCAGCCCTTCGACCCCCGACCGCACGGTGGTCGTGCAGTGGGACCACGGCACGCGCACCAACTACCGCGCGGGCTACCAGGGCGCGCATGACCTGCTGCTCTACGACAACGCCCAGATCG GCGTCCGCCACCCCAACATTATCTGCGACTGCTGCAAGAAGCACGGGCTGCGGGGCATGCGCTGGAAGTGCCGCGTCTGCTTCGACTACGATCTCTGCACGCAGTGCTACATGCACAACAAGCACGACGTGGCCCACGCCTTCGAGCGCTACGAGACGGCCCACTCGCGCCC GGTCACGCTGAGTCCCCGCCAGGGCCTCCCAAGGATCCCGTTAAGGGGCATCTTCCAGGGAGCGAAGGTGGTTCGGGGCCCCGACTGGGAGTGGGGTTCGCAGGATG gaggggaagggaagccgGGCCGAGTGGTGGACATCCGTGGCTGGGATGTGGAGACGGGCCGGAGTGTGGCCAGCGTGACATGGGCCGACGGCACCACCAACGTGTACCGCGTGGGCCACAAGGGCAAGGTGGACCTCAAGTGTGTGGGCGAGGCAGCTGGCGGCTTCTACTACAGGGAGCATCTCCCGAGGCTCG GCAAGCCTGCAGAGCTGCAGCGCAGGGTGAGTGCTGACGGCCAGCCCTTCCAGCACGGGGACAAGGTCAAGTGTCTGCTGGATGCAGACATCCTGAGGGACATGCAGGAAGGCCACGGCGGATGGAACCCCCGGATGGCCAAG ATGGGCACCGTACACCGCATCACGGACCGCGGGGACGTGCGTGTGCAGTTCGGCCACAAGACCCGCTGGACCTTCCACCCTGGGGCGCTCGTCAAG CACAACTCCTGCTCGGTGGGTGACGTTGTGCGGGTCATTGACGACCTCGACATGGTGAAGCGGCTGCAGGCCGGGCATGGCGAGTGGACAGATGACATGGCCCCC gctCTGGGCCACATCGGGAGAGTACTGAAGGTTTTCGGAGATGGGAACTTGGGTGTGCTGGTCAGCGGTAAGCTGTGGACCTTCAGCCCCTCCTGCCTGGTGGCCTACCGGCCTGAGGAGGACGCCAACCTGGACGTGGCCGAGCGCGCCCGGGAGAACAAAA gctCCCTGAGTGTTGTCCTGGACAAGCTTCGAGCCCAGAAGAGTGACCTGGAGCACCCGGGGAGGCTGGTGGTGGAGGTGGCCCTGGGCAACGTGGCCCGGGCTCTGGACCTACTGCGGCGGCACCCGGAGCAG GTGGACACCAAGAACCATGGCAGGACCGCCCTGCAGGTGGCTGCCTACCTAGGCCAGGTGGAGCTGGTGcggctgctgctgcaggctcgggCGGGCGTGGACCTGCCGGACGACGAGGGCAGCACGGCGCTGCACTACGCGGCGCTGGG GAACCAGCCCGAGGCCGCCCGGGTGCTCCTGAGCTGGGGTTGCGGGGCCAACACTCTTAACGGCACCCGGAGCTCGGCGCTGCACGTGGCCGTGCAgaggggcttcctggaggtggtgagGGTCCTCTGTGAGTGCGGCTGTGACGTCAACCTGCCC GACGCCCATGCTGACACGCCCCTGCACTGTGCCATCTCGGCGGGCACTGGCGCCAGCGGCATCGTGGAGGTCCTCACCGAGGTGCCGGGCATCGACGTCACTGCCACGAACAGCCAAGGCTTCACCCTGCTGCACCATGCGTCCCTCAAAGGCCACACACT AGCTGTCAGAAGGATTCTGGTGCGGGCCCGGCAGCTGGTGGATGCCAAGAAGGAGGATGGGTTCACAGCGCTGCACCTGGCCGCCCTGAACGACCACAGGGAGGTGGCCCAGGTTCTCATCCGAGAG ggCCATTGTGACGTGAATGTTCGCAACCGTAAGCTCCAGTCCCCGCTGCACCTGGCTGTGCAGCAGGCCCACGTGGGGCTGGTGCCGCTGCTGGTGGACGCTGGCTGCAGCGTCAATGCCGAGGACGAGGAGGGGGACACAGCTCTGCATGTGGCACTGCAGCGTCACCAGCTGCTGCCCCTGGCGACTGATGGGGCCGGGGGGGACCCAGGGGCCTTGCAGCTGCTGTCAAGG CTACAGGCCTCGGGCCTTCCGGGCAGCACGGAGCTGACGGCGGGCGCGGCGGTCGCCTGCTTCTTGGCGCTGGAGGGCGCCGACCTGAGCTACGCCAACCACCGCGGCCGGAGCCCGCTGGACCTGGCAGCTGAGGGCCGCCTGCTCAAAGCCTTGCAGGGCTGTGCCCAGCGCTTCCG GGAGCGGCAGGctggcggcggcgggggcgcggCCCAGGGCCCAAGGCTGGCGCTCAGTGCCCCCAACACTGTTACCAACCTGCACGTCACTGCGCCGTCCGGGCCCGAGGCCGCTGAGTGCCTGGTGTGTTCGGAGCTGGCGCTGTTGGTGCTGTTCTCGCCTTGCCAGCACCGCACGGTGTGTGAGG AGTGCGCCCGCAGGATGAAGAAGTGCATCAGGTGCCAGGCGGTCATCGTCAAGAAGCTGCGCCCAG ACGGCACGGAGGTGGTCagcgccgcccccgcccccggcccacCGCGGCAGCTGGTGGAGGAGCTGCAGAGCCGCTACCGGCAGATGGAGGAGCGCATCACCTGCCCCATCTGCATCGACAGCCACATCCGCCTCGTGTTCCAGTGCGGTCACGGCGCCTGCGCGCCCTGCGGCGCTGCGCTCAGCGCCTGCCCCATCTGCCGCCAGCCCATCCGCGACCGCATCCAGATCTTCGTGTAG